A single Pseudomonadota bacterium DNA region contains:
- a CDS encoding aminotransferase class IV has protein sequence MKDPVIFLNNRYMTATQAAISPFDPGFMYGDGIFETIRLYQGIPFMLDLHQQRLEQGLKLLNITKPEIIEKLPDIISHLGSRNHLQNTPGISRIMISRGQEPSNPTCVVQATALDMEAIKNRQQGMQAIILPWKRDAANPLLQIKSMNYLENIYGRKMANQQGADEGIFLNQNGELCEGTFSNLFLVGDNFIVTPPVEAGLLPGITRGAIIDCCRQVGIDCREDRLIPADISQFQGGFLSSSLMELAPLKSLGTHHFIPGRFMDIHQRITDAYQKLH, from the coding sequence ATGAAGGACCCGGTCATCTTTCTTAATAATCGCTATATGACCGCAACCCAGGCGGCAATCTCCCCCTTTGATCCCGGCTTCATGTACGGGGATGGTATTTTTGAAACCATCCGTTTATACCAGGGGATCCCTTTCATGCTTGACCTCCATCAACAACGCCTTGAACAGGGACTGAAACTGCTGAACATTACCAAACCGGAGATAATTGAAAAACTGCCGGATATTATTTCCCACCTGGGATCACGCAATCACCTGCAAAACACCCCGGGCATCTCCAGAATCATGATCAGTCGGGGACAAGAGCCAAGCAACCCCACCTGCGTTGTCCAGGCAACAGCCCTTGATATGGAGGCAATCAAGAACCGGCAGCAGGGGATGCAGGCCATCATTCTACCCTGGAAAAGGGATGCGGCAAATCCATTATTACAGATTAAAAGCATGAATTACCTGGAAAATATCTATGGGCGAAAAATGGCGAACCAGCAAGGTGCTGATGAAGGAATTTTTCTCAATCAGAATGGAGAATTGTGCGAAGGAACTTTTTCCAACCTGTTTCTGGTCGGCGATAATTTCATTGTCACCCCACCGGTTGAAGCAGGACTGTTACCGGGCATTACCCGCGGGGCAATTATTGACTGCTGCCGACAAGTCGGCATTGACTGCAGGGAAGATCGTCTGATTCCGGCTGATATTTCACAATTCCAGGGTGGTTTTTTAAGTAGTTCGCTGATGGAATTAGCCCCGCTGAAATCTTTGGGAACACACCATTTCATTCCCGGCCGGTTCATGGACATCCATCAGCGCATTACGGATGCCTACCAAAAATTACATTAG